Sequence from the Aromatoleum petrolei genome:
CCGGGAACGGTGCAAATCGAAGGCATCGAGACGCAGTTCGATTTCAAACCGTGGAACCACGGCACGCTGCTGCTGCGCCACACGATGATGCGCCTGCGCGCCGACGACGACGGCACCGCGGACAGTGCCGCGCCGTATTCCGCGAGCGTCACGTGGCTGCAGCGCATGGGGGCCTGGCAGAGCGCGCTGACCCTGCTGCGCGTCGGGCCGGTGCGCGCCGGTAACGGTTTCACGCCGAGCTTCCAATACACCGTGCCGGACTACACGACGCTGGATGCCAGCATCGCACGCGAGTTCCGTCTGGACGGCGGACAGACGCTGGAGGTGCGGCTCACCGGCCTCAACCTGCTCGGCCGCCATCAGGAGCTGGCGAATTTCCCGGTGCAGCAGGCCTCCGGCGGCGACGACCCGGTCAATCGCCTCGAACCGATCGTGATGTTGAGCGTCTCGGCGAGCTTCTGACGCATTTGGCTACACGCCGGACTTGAGTCCGGCGGGCTTCGCCCCCAATCTGTGTTGCATGCCGCGGCCGGGAACACCGGCGGCCGCCGTGCGTCTACGCGACGGATTGATGACAACTCAGGGGAAAAGCACAACATGCGCAAGACGATTCTTGTCACGGCCCTGGCGCTGGGCCTCGGCTCCGCCTTCGGCGACGGCCTCACGGTGCCCTCGGCGCTCGCCGCGAGCCCGGTACCGACGGCCCAGGCGGCCCAACTCAACCGCTTCGGCCTGCCCGATTTCGGCGATCTGGTGGAGCAGGTCGGCCCCGCCGTGGTGAACATCGCCGTAACGCAGAAGGAAAAGGCGCGCCCGATGGGCGAGGACGTGCCGGGCCTGTCGCCCGACGACCCGTTCTACGACTTCCTGCGCCGTTTCGGCGTGCCGATGCCGGGCATGCCCGGCCAGCCCGGGCACGGCAACCGCGGGCCGCGCGTGCAGCGCGGCGTGGGCTCGGGCTTCATCGTCAGCGGCGACGGTTACGTGCTGACGAATGCACACGTGGTCGGCGAAGGCGAGTCGGAAGTGACGGTGAAACTGATCGACAAGCGCGAATTCAAGGCCAAGGTGGTGGGCACCGACAAGCGCACCGACATCGCGCTGCTGAAGATCGACGCGACCGGGCTGCCGACCGTGCGCACCGGCGACCCCGAGCGCGCACGCGTGGGCGAGTGGGTGGTCGCCGTGGGTTCGCCTTTCGGCTTCGACAACACGGTCACGGCCGGCATCATCTCGGCCAAGGCGCGCCGCTTGCCGGATGAGAACTACGTGCCCTTCATCCAGACCGACGTCGCGATCAACCCCGGCAACTCGGGCGGACCGCTGTTCAACCTCGGCGGCGAGGTGATCGGCATCAACTCGCAGATCTATTCGCGCTCGGGCGGATTCATGGGCATCTCGTTCGCGATCCCGATCGACGTCGCGCTGAAGGTCAAGGACCAGATCGTGAAGTACGGCCGCGTGCAGCGCGGCAAGCTGGGCGTGACCATCCAGGGGCTGGACAAGGAGCTGGCGCAGTCCTTCGGCCTGTCGGAGCCGCGCGGCGCGCTGATCGCGAGCGTGGAGCCCGACAGCGCCGGCGACAAGGCGGGCCTGAAGCCGGGCGACGTGGTGCTGGGCGTCGACGGCACGAGCGTCGGCGATTCGGGCGACCTGCCGCGCATCATCGGCGACAAGCGCCCCGGCACGAGCGTGAAGCTGGAGATCTGGCGCGACGGCAAGAGCCGCACGGTGAGCGCGACCCTGGGCGAGATGAATCCCGAGACGCTGGCCGAGGTACAGGGCGGCGGCGAGGGCAAGCGCGGCGAGGACGCGGGCGGCAAGCTGGGCCTGGCGGGCCGTGCGCTCACCAGCGAAGAGGCGGCGCAGCTCGGCGTGCGCGGCGGTCTGCTGGTCGAACGC
This genomic interval carries:
- a CDS encoding DegQ family serine endoprotease; the encoded protein is MRKTILVTALALGLGSAFGDGLTVPSALAASPVPTAQAAQLNRFGLPDFGDLVEQVGPAVVNIAVTQKEKARPMGEDVPGLSPDDPFYDFLRRFGVPMPGMPGQPGHGNRGPRVQRGVGSGFIVSGDGYVLTNAHVVGEGESEVTVKLIDKREFKAKVVGTDKRTDIALLKIDATGLPTVRTGDPERARVGEWVVAVGSPFGFDNTVTAGIISAKARRLPDENYVPFIQTDVAINPGNSGGPLFNLGGEVIGINSQIYSRSGGFMGISFAIPIDVALKVKDQIVKYGRVQRGKLGVTIQGLDKELAQSFGLSEPRGALIASVEPDSAGDKAGLKPGDVVLGVDGTSVGDSGDLPRIIGDKRPGTSVKLEIWRDGKSRTVSATLGEMNPETLAEVQGGGEGKRGEDAGGKLGLAGRALTSEEAAQLGVRGGLLVERVNGPAAQAGLQQGDIVLAVNNQPVTTVQAFRQMMEKVGNRFALLVQRGGTRIYVPIRTGS